The following proteins are co-located in the Rhodococcus opacus B4 genome:
- a CDS encoding thioesterase family protein yields the protein MSSESYYVPVGSEALGAPTPGSDQKVVVERFASTDLTISVWADTMQHGAPPSALLVRALERCAAREDARLTRVVVEILGPIPIAELEVRSWVQRPGRRVELVVAELWTVGDRPRAVARGSAWRMETVDTSDAVHVVDPPLEPRSTGRDGAFGGIWNSGYLTTLDWRWIAEMGCEGPGKLWAKPRPALVLGETMTPLERLFAIADIANGVGSKLDPAQWTFLNTDLTVHIFRVPEGDWVGVSSETSIGPDGVGMCAGVLYDETGAVGRIAQTVQVRARP from the coding sequence ATGAGTTCCGAGTCCTACTACGTACCAGTCGGTTCGGAGGCACTGGGTGCCCCGACGCCGGGCTCGGACCAGAAGGTCGTCGTCGAACGGTTCGCCAGCACCGACCTGACGATCAGCGTGTGGGCCGACACGATGCAGCACGGCGCTCCCCCGTCGGCGTTGCTCGTGCGGGCGCTGGAACGGTGCGCCGCACGCGAGGACGCACGCCTCACCCGGGTGGTGGTCGAGATCCTGGGCCCCATCCCGATCGCCGAACTGGAGGTCCGGTCCTGGGTGCAGCGACCGGGACGCCGGGTGGAGCTGGTGGTCGCGGAACTGTGGACCGTCGGCGACCGGCCCCGTGCCGTGGCGCGAGGCTCGGCCTGGCGCATGGAGACCGTCGACACCAGCGACGCCGTCCACGTCGTCGACCCGCCCCTCGAACCGCGATCCACGGGCCGGGACGGCGCGTTCGGCGGCATCTGGAACTCCGGCTACCTGACCACCCTCGACTGGCGGTGGATCGCCGAAATGGGGTGCGAGGGACCGGGCAAGCTGTGGGCGAAGCCGCGGCCCGCCCTGGTGCTCGGCGAGACCATGACGCCGCTCGAGCGGCTGTTCGCCATCGCGGACATCGCCAACGGCGTGGGATCGAAGCTCGATCCGGCGCAGTGGACGTTCCTCAACACCGACCTCACCGTGCACATCTTCCGGGTGCCCGAGGGCGACTGGGTGGGCGTCAGCTCCGAAACCTCCATCGGCCCCGACGGAGTGGGCATGTGCGCGGGCGTGCTCTACGACGAGACCGGGGCCGTGGGCCGGATCGCCCAGACCGTGCAGGTCCGCGCCCGCCCCTGA
- the dop gene encoding depupylase/deamidase Dop, whose product MQRIIGVEVEYGISSPSEPSANPILTSTQAVLAYAAAAGVPRAKRTRWDYEVESPLRDARGFDLGRLSGPAPVIDADEVGAANMILTNGARLYVDHAHPEYSAPEVTDPLDAVIWDKAGERVMEAAARHASSVPGAPRLQLYKNNVDGKGASYGTHENYLMSRATPFSAVINGLTPFFASRQVICGSGRVGIGQSGDEAGFQLSQRADYIEVEVGLETTLKRGIINTRDEPHADADKYRRLHVIIGDANLAEMSTYLKVGTTALVLDLIEAGVDLTDLQLARPVTAVHHISHDPTLRATVALADGRELTGLALQRIYLDRVDKFMSAEGNDDPRVADLLEKWAMVLDLLERDPMECAHLLDWPAKLRLLEGFRNREGLNWSAPRLHLVDLQYSDVRLDKGLYNRLVARGSMERLVSEQAVLDAVDTPPTDTRAYFRGECLRKFGADIAAASWDSVIFDLGGDSLVRIPTLEPLRGSKAHVGELLESVETAKELVDELTN is encoded by the coding sequence ATGCAGCGGATCATCGGTGTCGAAGTCGAGTACGGAATCTCCTCACCCAGCGAGCCTTCGGCCAATCCGATCTTGACGTCCACCCAGGCGGTGCTGGCCTACGCGGCCGCAGCGGGAGTGCCGCGCGCCAAGCGCACCCGATGGGATTACGAGGTGGAATCCCCGCTGCGGGACGCCCGCGGATTCGATCTGGGCCGGCTCAGCGGCCCGGCGCCGGTGATCGACGCCGACGAGGTCGGCGCGGCCAACATGATCCTCACCAACGGCGCCCGGCTGTACGTCGACCACGCGCACCCCGAGTACTCGGCCCCGGAAGTGACCGACCCCCTGGACGCCGTCATCTGGGACAAGGCCGGCGAACGCGTGATGGAGGCGGCCGCCCGGCACGCGTCGAGCGTCCCCGGCGCCCCGCGACTGCAGCTGTACAAGAACAACGTGGACGGCAAGGGCGCGTCGTACGGCACCCACGAGAACTACCTGATGTCCCGGGCCACGCCGTTCTCCGCGGTGATCAACGGGCTGACGCCGTTCTTCGCGTCCCGTCAGGTGATCTGCGGGTCCGGCCGGGTGGGCATCGGCCAGTCCGGTGACGAGGCCGGTTTCCAGCTGTCCCAGCGGGCCGACTACATCGAGGTCGAGGTCGGGCTCGAGACCACACTCAAGCGCGGCATCATCAACACCCGCGACGAACCGCACGCCGACGCGGACAAGTACCGGCGCCTGCACGTCATCATCGGCGACGCGAACCTCGCCGAGATGTCGACGTACCTGAAGGTCGGGACGACGGCGCTGGTTCTCGATCTCATCGAAGCCGGTGTCGACCTCACCGACCTGCAGCTGGCCCGTCCGGTCACCGCCGTGCATCACATCAGCCACGACCCGACGCTGCGCGCCACGGTCGCCCTGGCCGACGGCCGGGAACTGACCGGGCTTGCGTTGCAGCGGATCTACCTGGACCGGGTCGACAAGTTCATGTCCGCCGAGGGCAACGACGACCCCCGTGTGGCCGATCTGCTGGAGAAGTGGGCGATGGTGCTCGACCTCCTCGAGCGGGACCCGATGGAATGCGCGCACCTGCTGGACTGGCCGGCCAAGCTGCGGCTGCTCGAGGGTTTCCGGAACCGGGAGGGCCTCAACTGGTCCGCGCCGCGACTGCACCTGGTCGACCTGCAGTACTCGGACGTCCGCCTCGACAAGGGCCTGTACAACCGGCTCGTCGCCCGCGGGTCGATGGAGCGCCTCGTCTCCGAGCAGGCGGTGCTGGACGCCGTCGACACTCCGCCCACCGACACGCGCGCCTACTTCCGCGGCGAGTGCCTGCGCAAGTTCGGTGCCGACATCGCGGCGGCGAGCTGGGATTCGGTGATCTTCGACCTCGGTGGCGACTCCCTGGTCCGCATTCCCACGCTCGAGCCGCTGCGGGGCAGCAAGGCGCACGTGGGGGAGTTGCTGGAGTCGGTGGAGACCGCGAAAGAGCTCGTCGACGAGCTCACGAACTGA
- the prcA gene encoding proteasome subunit alpha gives MTMPYYASAEQIMRDRSELARKGIARGRSVVVLTFRDGVLFVAENPSTALHKVSELYDRLGFAAVGKYNEFENLRRAGIVHADMRGYSYDRRDVTGRSLANAYAQTLGTIFTEQPKPYEVEICVAEVGRVGSPKAPQLYRITYDGSIVDEQHFVVMGGTTEPIATAMRESYRADLDLEAAVGIAVNALRQGGAGEGEKRNVDVASLEVAVLDQSRPRRAFRRIAGAALEQLVPAAPAAASESAPEPKPDTETKPADPQD, from the coding sequence ATGACCATGCCGTATTACGCCTCCGCCGAGCAGATCATGCGGGACCGCTCGGAACTGGCGCGCAAGGGAATTGCCCGGGGACGCAGCGTCGTGGTTCTCACGTTCCGCGACGGCGTGCTGTTCGTCGCGGAGAATCCGTCCACCGCCCTGCACAAGGTCAGTGAACTGTACGACCGGCTCGGCTTCGCCGCCGTCGGCAAGTACAACGAGTTCGAGAACCTGCGGCGCGCCGGGATCGTCCACGCCGACATGCGCGGCTACTCCTACGACCGCCGTGACGTGACGGGCCGATCGCTGGCCAACGCGTACGCGCAGACCCTGGGCACGATCTTCACCGAACAGCCCAAGCCGTACGAGGTGGAGATCTGCGTCGCGGAGGTCGGACGGGTGGGCAGCCCGAAGGCGCCCCAGCTGTACCGCATCACGTACGACGGATCCATCGTCGACGAACAGCATTTCGTGGTGATGGGTGGCACGACGGAGCCGATCGCGACCGCCATGCGCGAGTCGTACCGTGCCGACCTCGATCTCGAGGCTGCGGTCGGCATCGCGGTCAACGCTCTGCGCCAGGGCGGTGCGGGGGAGGGCGAGAAGCGGAACGTCGACGTGGCCAGCCTCGAGGTGGCCGTGCTCGATCAGTCCCGTCCTCGCCGCGCATTCCGGCGGATCGCCGGAGCCGCGCTCGAACAGCTGGTTCCCGCAGCGCCGGCGGCCGCCTCGGAATCCGCTCCGGAGCCGAAGCCGGACACCGAGACGAAGCCGGCCGACCCTCAGGACTGA
- a CDS encoding NUDIX hydrolase, whose amino-acid sequence MDSAPNTPPGTDEVVAVFDSAGRPVGSAERSRVYAEGLWHASAGVLVRSGDGKRLYVHRRADTKTVFAGHNDCLAGGVVDPGETPEEAASRELAEELGITGVGLTPIARVAWDGRWQGLRLRCHLYAYEAHWDGPVVHQASEIASGWWWTPHELVTHLHDPEWPFVPDTRALLEDYLVARDR is encoded by the coding sequence ATGGATTCCGCACCGAACACCCCACCCGGCACGGACGAAGTGGTGGCGGTGTTCGACAGTGCGGGACGACCGGTGGGGTCCGCCGAGCGTTCCCGCGTCTACGCCGAGGGGTTGTGGCATGCGAGTGCGGGCGTCCTCGTCCGATCCGGCGACGGGAAGCGCCTCTACGTGCACCGACGCGCGGACACGAAGACGGTGTTCGCCGGACATAACGACTGCCTGGCGGGCGGGGTGGTCGATCCCGGGGAAACCCCGGAGGAGGCCGCGAGCCGGGAGCTGGCGGAGGAACTGGGCATCACCGGGGTGGGTCTCACTCCCATCGCGAGGGTGGCGTGGGACGGCCGGTGGCAGGGCCTGCGGCTGCGCTGCCACCTGTACGCGTACGAGGCACACTGGGACGGACCGGTCGTCCACCAGGCCAGCGAGATCGCGTCGGGCTGGTGGTGGACACCCCACGAACTGGTGACGCACCTGCACGACCCGGAGTGGCCGTTCGTGCCGGACACGCGGGCACTCCTCGAGGACTACCTCGTCGCGCGAGACCGCTGA
- the hisG gene encoding ATP phosphoribosyltransferase, whose amino-acid sequence MLRVAVPNKGSLSESAAEILSEAGYRRRTDSRDLTVLDPSNQVEFFFLRPKDIAIYVGSGELDLGITGRDLARDSGAPVAERLSLGFGRSTFRYAAPAGKDWKVEDLAGLRIATSYPNLVRDDLSARGIEASVIRLDGAVEISIQLGVADAIADVVGSGRTLRQHNLVAFGDTLCDSEGVLIERAGSPADDSARNQLVERVRGIVFAQQNLMLDYDCPKTILDDALKITPGLESPTLSPLADENWVAVRAMVPIKGHNGVMDELADLGAKAILASNIRSCRAL is encoded by the coding sequence ATGCTGCGCGTCGCAGTCCCGAACAAGGGCTCGCTGTCCGAGTCCGCCGCCGAAATCCTCTCCGAGGCCGGTTACCGCCGTCGCACCGACTCCCGCGACCTGACCGTCCTCGACCCGTCCAACCAGGTCGAGTTCTTCTTCCTGCGCCCCAAGGACATCGCGATCTACGTCGGATCCGGTGAACTCGATCTCGGCATCACCGGCCGCGACCTCGCCCGTGATTCGGGCGCGCCGGTCGCCGAGCGGCTGTCGCTCGGCTTCGGCCGCTCCACGTTCCGGTACGCCGCACCCGCGGGCAAGGACTGGAAGGTGGAGGACCTCGCCGGGCTCCGGATCGCCACGTCCTACCCGAACCTGGTGCGCGACGACCTCTCCGCGCGCGGGATCGAGGCGTCGGTCATCCGCCTCGACGGCGCCGTGGAGATCTCGATCCAGCTCGGGGTCGCCGACGCCATCGCCGACGTCGTCGGCTCCGGCCGCACGCTGCGCCAGCACAACCTGGTCGCGTTCGGGGACACCCTGTGCGACTCCGAGGGTGTGCTCATCGAGCGTGCCGGTTCGCCCGCCGACGACTCCGCCCGCAACCAGTTGGTCGAGCGGGTGCGTGGCATCGTCTTCGCGCAGCAGAATCTGATGCTCGACTACGACTGCCCCAAGACGATCCTCGACGACGCGCTGAAGATCACCCCCGGACTGGAGTCGCCGACGCTGTCGCCGCTCGCCGACGAGAACTGGGTCGCGGTCCGGGCGATGGTCCCGATCAAGGGCCACAACGGAGTCATGGACGAACTCGCGGACCTCGGCGCCAAGGCCATCCTCGCATCCAATATCCGGTCCTGCCGCGCACTCTGA
- the arc gene encoding proteasome ATPase, which translates to MSSTENPDSVAAARELEALRAEASALRRQLAESPEQLREMESRVDSLSIRNTKLMDTLKEARQQLIALREEVDRLGQPPSGYGVLLGVHDDQTVDVFTSGRKMRLTCSPNVDAETLKLGQTVRLNEALTIVEAGNFERVGEISTLREVLDDGQRALVVGHADEERIVWLAEPLATVFEESERESVAYDAESPTRKLRPGDSLLVDTKAGYAFERIPKAEVEDLVLEEVPDVHYDDIGGLGRQIEQIRDAVELPFLHKDLFHEYELRPPKGVLLYGPPGCGKTLIAKAVANSLAKKIAEARGQDSKEAKSYFLNIKGPELLNKFVGETERHIRLIFQRAREKASEGTPVIVFFDEMDSIFRTRGSGVSSDVETTVVPQLLSEIDGVEGLENVIVIGASNREDMIDPAILRPGRLDVKIKIERPDAESAQDIFSKYLVETLPVHSDDLAEFGGDRTACIRVMIERVVDRMYAESEENRFLEVTYANGDKEVLYFKDFNSGAMIQNIVDRAKKYAIKSVLDTGAPGLRVQHLFDSIVDEFSENEDLPNTTNPDDWARISGKKGERIVYIRTLVTGKNASASRAIDTESNTGQYL; encoded by the coding sequence ATGAGCTCGACAGAGAACCCCGATTCGGTTGCGGCCGCACGAGAGCTCGAGGCGTTGCGCGCAGAGGCGTCGGCACTGCGTAGGCAGCTCGCGGAGTCGCCGGAACAGCTTCGTGAGATGGAATCGCGAGTGGACTCGCTGTCCATCCGGAACACCAAGCTGATGGACACCCTCAAGGAGGCCCGTCAGCAGCTCATTGCGCTTCGAGAGGAAGTCGATCGCCTCGGCCAGCCGCCGAGCGGGTACGGCGTGCTGCTCGGAGTGCACGACGATCAGACCGTGGACGTGTTCACCTCCGGACGCAAGATGCGGTTGACCTGCTCCCCGAACGTCGACGCCGAGACTCTCAAGCTCGGTCAGACCGTGCGTCTCAACGAGGCACTCACGATCGTGGAAGCGGGCAACTTCGAGCGCGTCGGTGAGATCAGCACGCTGCGCGAGGTCCTCGACGACGGTCAGCGCGCTCTCGTGGTCGGTCACGCCGACGAGGAACGGATCGTCTGGCTGGCCGAACCCCTCGCCACCGTCTTCGAGGAGAGCGAGAGGGAGTCGGTCGCGTACGACGCCGAATCGCCCACCCGCAAACTGCGGCCGGGCGACTCCCTCCTCGTCGACACGAAGGCCGGGTACGCGTTCGAGCGGATCCCCAAGGCCGAGGTCGAGGATCTCGTCCTCGAAGAGGTTCCCGACGTCCACTACGACGACATCGGCGGTCTCGGCCGGCAGATCGAGCAGATCCGCGACGCCGTCGAGCTGCCCTTCCTTCACAAGGACCTGTTCCACGAATACGAGCTCCGCCCGCCGAAGGGCGTGCTCCTCTACGGTCCGCCCGGGTGCGGCAAGACGCTCATCGCCAAGGCGGTCGCCAACTCGCTCGCGAAGAAGATCGCGGAGGCCCGGGGGCAGGACAGCAAGGAAGCCAAGTCCTACTTCCTCAACATCAAGGGCCCCGAGCTGCTGAACAAGTTCGTCGGCGAGACCGAGCGGCACATCCGGCTGATCTTCCAGCGGGCCCGGGAGAAGGCGTCCGAGGGCACCCCGGTGATCGTGTTCTTCGACGAGATGGATTCCATCTTCCGCACCCGCGGATCGGGTGTCTCCTCCGACGTCGAGACCACCGTGGTGCCTCAGCTGCTCAGTGAGATCGACGGTGTGGAGGGACTCGAGAACGTCATCGTGATCGGCGCCTCCAACCGCGAGGACATGATCGACCCCGCGATCCTGCGCCCCGGCCGCCTCGACGTGAAGATCAAGATCGAGCGCCCCGACGCGGAGTCGGCGCAGGACATCTTCTCGAAGTACCTCGTCGAGACGCTGCCGGTGCACAGCGACGACCTCGCGGAGTTCGGTGGCGACCGCACGGCCTGCATCCGGGTGATGATCGAACGGGTCGTCGACCGCATGTACGCCGAGAGCGAGGAGAACCGCTTCCTCGAGGTCACGTACGCCAACGGCGACAAGGAGGTCCTGTACTTCAAGGACTTCAACTCGGGGGCGATGATTCAGAACATCGTCGACCGCGCCAAGAAGTACGCGATCAAGTCGGTGCTCGACACCGGTGCCCCGGGCCTGCGCGTCCAGCACCTGTTCGACTCCATCGTCGACGAGTTCTCGGAGAACGAGGACCTGCCGAACACCACCAACCCCGACGACTGGGCCCGGATCTCGGGTAAGAAGGGTGAGCGGATCGTCTACATCCGCACGCTGGTCACCGGTAAGAACGCGAGCGCCAGCCGCGCCATCGACACCGAGTCCAACACCGGCCAGTACCTGTAG
- the prcB gene encoding proteasome subunit beta — protein MTADRPALRTGDGDTRLSFGSNLSSFTEYLRGHAPELLPENRIGHRSHSTRGGDGMESGDLAPHGTTIVALTYKGGVLLAGDRRATQGNLIASRDVEKVYVTDEYSAAGIAGTAGIAIELVRLFAVELEHYEKIEGVPLTFDGKANRLASMVRGNLGAAMQGLAVVPLLVGYDLDADEEARAGRIVSYDVVGGRYEERAGYHAVGSGSLFAKSALKKIYSPDSDEETALRAAIESLYDAADDDSATGGPDLTRGIYPTAVTITQAGAVHVSEETTSELARRIVAERTEEGGSAR, from the coding sequence GTGACGGCGGATCGACCGGCATTGCGGACAGGCGACGGTGACACGAGGCTCAGTTTCGGTTCGAATCTGAGCTCGTTCACCGAATATCTGCGTGGTCACGCACCAGAATTGCTGCCGGAGAATCGGATCGGCCATCGTTCGCACTCGACACGGGGTGGTGACGGGATGGAGAGCGGTGATCTCGCACCGCACGGAACGACGATCGTGGCGCTCACCTACAAGGGCGGCGTCCTGCTCGCAGGCGACCGGCGCGCGACCCAGGGCAACCTGATCGCCAGCCGGGACGTCGAGAAGGTGTACGTCACCGACGAGTACTCGGCGGCCGGTATCGCCGGCACCGCGGGCATCGCCATCGAACTGGTGCGCCTGTTCGCCGTCGAACTCGAGCACTACGAGAAGATCGAGGGCGTTCCGCTGACGTTCGACGGTAAGGCCAACCGCCTGGCGTCGATGGTGCGGGGCAACCTCGGGGCGGCGATGCAGGGTCTCGCGGTCGTCCCGCTGCTGGTCGGCTACGACCTCGACGCGGACGAAGAGGCCCGGGCGGGCCGCATCGTCTCGTACGACGTCGTCGGCGGCCGCTACGAGGAACGCGCCGGATACCACGCGGTCGGTTCGGGGTCGCTGTTCGCGAAGTCGGCGCTGAAGAAGATCTACTCGCCGGACAGCGACGAGGAGACTGCCCTGCGGGCGGCCATCGAATCGCTGTACGACGCGGCCGACGACGACTCGGCCACCGGTGGGCCCGACCTGACCCGCGGCATCTACCCGACCGCGGTCACGATCACCCAGGCCGGTGCCGTCCACGTGTCCGAGGAGACGACGTCCGAGTTGGCTCGGCGCATCGTCGCCGAGCGCACCGAAGAAGGGGGGTCTGCGCGATGA
- a CDS encoding tRNA (adenine-N1)-methyltransferase, translating into MVGRETRPSGPFRVGDRVQLTDGKGRHYTVNLEAGKEFHTHRGGILHDDLIGTDEGSVVKSTNGTPYLALRPLLTDYVLSMPRGAQVIYPKDAAQIVHEGDVFPGARVLEAGAGSGALTCSLLRAVGPEGRVISYEVRDDHAEHAVRNVETFFGERPENWDLTIADVAEFDAEAAGGPVDRVVLDMLAPWDALPAVSKALVPGGVLVVYVATVTQLSKVVEAMREQECWTEPRSWESIVRGWHVVGLAVRPEHRMQGHTAFLVSARRLAEGTVTPKPQRRSGKG; encoded by the coding sequence ATGGTGGGACGCGAAACGCGACCGAGTGGACCGTTTCGGGTGGGCGATCGCGTCCAGTTGACCGACGGCAAGGGCCGGCACTACACGGTCAACCTGGAGGCGGGCAAGGAGTTCCACACGCACCGCGGCGGAATCCTGCACGACGACCTGATCGGCACCGACGAGGGCAGCGTGGTCAAGTCGACCAACGGCACCCCGTACCTCGCGCTGCGACCGCTGCTCACCGACTACGTGCTGTCGATGCCGCGCGGCGCGCAGGTGATCTACCCGAAGGACGCGGCCCAGATCGTCCACGAGGGCGACGTGTTTCCCGGCGCCCGGGTGCTCGAGGCCGGCGCCGGGTCCGGAGCGTTGACGTGCTCCCTGCTCCGTGCGGTCGGGCCCGAAGGCCGGGTCATCTCGTACGAGGTGCGCGACGACCACGCCGAACACGCCGTCCGGAACGTCGAGACGTTCTTCGGAGAGCGCCCCGAGAACTGGGACCTGACGATCGCCGACGTCGCCGAGTTCGACGCCGAGGCGGCGGGCGGCCCGGTCGACCGGGTGGTCCTCGACATGCTGGCCCCCTGGGACGCGCTGCCCGCGGTGTCCAAGGCGCTGGTCCCCGGCGGTGTGCTCGTCGTCTACGTCGCGACGGTGACGCAGCTCTCGAAGGTCGTCGAGGCGATGCGCGAGCAGGAGTGCTGGACCGAGCCGCGGTCCTGGGAGTCGATCGTGCGCGGCTGGCACGTGGTCGGACTCGCCGTGCGGCCGGAACACCGGATGCAGGGCCACACCGCGTTCCTCGTGAGCGCGCGGCGTCTCGCCGAGGGAACCGTCACCCCCAAGCCGCAGCGCCGGTCGGGCAAGGGCTGA
- a CDS encoding RecB family exonuclease, with the protein MSISESPAPVTKGSPSQPGDTSATRRRPALSPSRAGDFKQCPLLYRFRAVDRLPEAPSRAQVKGTVVHAALETLFGLPAAERVPARAVDLVRPSWERLLDEAPDLIDLVPVDQRESFLDEARSLVTAYYQLEDPTRFEAESCEQRVETELADGVLLRGFVDRIDVAPTGEVRVVDYKTGRAPREMSESKALFQMKFYALVLLRTRGIVPAQLRLLYLASGTVLTYAPDEDELLRFERTLSAIWKAILAAGVTGDFRPKPSRLCDWCDHKSLCPSFGGTPPPYPGWPEGPAEDAPGFEEIVE; encoded by the coding sequence GTGAGCATCTCAGAGTCGCCAGCCCCCGTCACAAAGGGTTCCCCATCACAGCCCGGCGACACTTCGGCCACCCGCAGGCGCCCCGCCCTGTCACCGTCGCGTGCCGGCGACTTCAAGCAGTGCCCGCTTCTCTACCGCTTCCGCGCCGTCGACCGGCTTCCCGAGGCGCCGTCACGCGCACAGGTGAAGGGCACGGTGGTGCACGCCGCGCTGGAGACGCTGTTCGGGCTCCCCGCCGCCGAGCGGGTTCCTGCGCGCGCCGTCGACCTCGTCCGCCCGTCGTGGGAGCGCCTCCTGGACGAGGCTCCCGATCTGATCGATCTGGTCCCCGTCGACCAGCGCGAGTCGTTCCTCGACGAGGCGAGGTCGCTCGTCACCGCGTACTACCAGCTGGAGGACCCCACCCGGTTCGAGGCCGAATCGTGCGAACAGCGCGTCGAGACCGAACTCGCCGACGGGGTGCTGCTCCGCGGATTCGTCGACCGCATCGACGTCGCCCCCACCGGGGAGGTGCGGGTGGTCGACTACAAGACCGGTCGCGCACCCCGCGAGATGTCCGAGTCCAAGGCGCTGTTCCAGATGAAGTTCTACGCGCTGGTCCTGCTGCGCACCCGCGGCATCGTCCCGGCGCAGCTGCGGCTGCTGTACCTCGCGTCCGGGACGGTCCTCACCTACGCGCCCGACGAGGACGAACTGCTGCGCTTCGAGCGCACGCTGTCGGCGATCTGGAAGGCCATCCTGGCCGCGGGTGTCACCGGCGATTTCCGACCCAAGCCGAGCCGGCTCTGCGACTGGTGTGATCATAAGTCCCTGTGCCCCTCGTTCGGCGGAACGCCGCCTCCCTACCCGGGATGGCCGGAGGGGCCCGCCGAAGACGCGCCGGGTTTCGAGGAGATTGTCGAATGA
- a CDS encoding ubiquitin-like protein Pup: MAQEQTKRTGGGDEDDTPGGDGAAGQERREKLAEDTDDLLDEIDDVLEENAEDFVRAYVQKGGQ, from the coding sequence ATGGCGCAGGAGCAGACCAAACGAACTGGCGGCGGCGACGAGGACGACACCCCGGGCGGTGACGGTGCCGCTGGTCAGGAACGTCGCGAAAAGCTGGCCGAGGACACCGACGACCTGCTCGACGAGATCGACGACGTGCTCGAGGAGAACGCCGAGGACTTCGTCCGGGCCTATGTCCAGAAGGGCGGCCAGTGA
- a CDS encoding phosphoribosyl-ATP diphosphatase: MKEWVLVKTFESLFAELTERAATRPEGSGTVAALDAGVHSQGKKILEEAGEVWIAAEHESDEALAEEISQLLYWTQVLMVGKGLKLEDVYRHL; the protein is encoded by the coding sequence GTGAAAGAATGGGTCCTCGTGAAGACCTTCGAATCCCTGTTCGCCGAGCTGACCGAGCGTGCCGCTACCCGCCCCGAGGGGTCCGGCACCGTCGCCGCCCTGGACGCCGGCGTCCATTCGCAGGGAAAGAAGATCCTCGAAGAGGCGGGTGAGGTGTGGATCGCCGCCGAGCACGAGAGCGACGAGGCGCTCGCCGAGGAGATCTCCCAACTGCTGTACTGGACGCAGGTGCTGATGGTGGGTAAGGGCCTGAAACTCGAGGACGTCTACCGACATCTGTGA
- a CDS encoding nitroreductase family deazaflavin-dependent oxidoreductase: MALPRSIARFNRVVTNRVSRHVASILPGFAMVEHRGRKSGKSYHTPVNVFVVDGRYRFALTYGARSDWVRNVVAAGGCTIVTRRRTVHLTDPRIGTDGTHSWAPPGVRTVLEAISADQYLECSPG, from the coding sequence ATGGCGTTGCCGCGTTCGATCGCCCGTTTCAACCGGGTCGTCACCAACCGGGTGAGCCGTCATGTCGCGAGCATCCTGCCCGGTTTCGCCATGGTCGAGCACCGGGGCCGGAAGTCGGGGAAGTCGTATCACACACCCGTCAACGTGTTCGTCGTGGACGGCCGCTACCGGTTCGCCCTCACATACGGAGCGCGCAGCGACTGGGTGCGAAACGTGGTGGCGGCGGGCGGATGCACCATCGTGACGCGTCGCCGGACGGTGCACCTGACGGACCCTCGAATCGGCACCGACGGCACCCACTCGTGGGCCCCGCCCGGGGTCCGGACCGTGCTCGAGGCGATCTCGGCGGACCAGTACCTGGAGTGCTCGCCGGGCTAG